In Acropora palmata chromosome 7, jaAcrPala1.3, whole genome shotgun sequence, one genomic interval encodes:
- the LOC141886797 gene encoding uncharacterized protein LOC141886797, which produces MKFAFTLAVLVTFLFAHSIPIHGYGIPQCLSTLPSYLQDQQALLQSVKKDLHRTKQLLQEAIDKWPPGHYCILAKGPCPTGFLRSSGHMRALKIYASSADYIKPTTFGDSRIQCHGQPCGRYGQWIGELHITACCK; this is translated from the exons ATGAAGTTTGCCTTCACCCTCGCAGTTTTGGTCACTTTCCTCTTCGCCCATTCCATTCCCATCCATGGATAT gGAATACCTCAGTGTTTGTCTACATTACCAAGCTATCTCCAAGATCAACAGGCACTGCTGCAAAGTGTTAAGAAGGACCTCCATAGGACAAAGCAATTGTTACAAGAAGCTATTG ACAAATGGCCCCCTGGTCACTACTGTATCCTTGCGAAGGGACCATGTCCAACGGGCTTCCTTCGCTCCTCAGGTCACATGCGAGCATTGAAGATATACGCCTCTAGTGCCGATTATATCAAACCAACTACGTTTGGAGACAGCAGGATACAGTGTCATGGCCAGCCATGCGGTCGGTATGGGCAGTGGATTGGAGAGCTGCATATCACAGCATGTTGCAAGTGA
- the LOC141887328 gene encoding roundabout homolog 1-like isoform X2: MEPKANKRSHALVLGLSVNLVLTLGSIAFTCYSLHRFDSRLTAIEQNLLLTRSPYQLADQVTAQPAFEQSYPNGPQIKEDARVKRAANSQSMCHKCSNTCLKSIGRRNNSTTSGSQSNVVCVLVPGPRGPSGKRGRNGPRGVPGPQGRRGTRGLPGPPGKSASDGDKLKIPLLISKPSSSVTRIEKQSVTLPCKAVGFPQPLIKWYKYNEPIDEGRKHYTEWNLEFQEIKFEDRGIYTCKVENLLGSANLSVNVTVNVPPKFITQPKSFVTGVKNWNTILTCDIFGYPAPVITWTRPPKQISPNRHIMDGKQLTIKNTTESEGFVCRGVNSLGNVMALIWILVKDVVNPYIVSSPPSKTEVRSVGDTVMLNCSARGSPLPSVTWFKSGRRVFSTAEDDGNDLLKSGVVIRSFQPGDAGVYTCLFYNDNNMTAEATTTLSLVSCDNPGAPSNGQKRGLRYWPGQV; the protein is encoded by the exons ATGGAGCCCAAGGCAAATAAGAGATCCCACGCTCTTGTGCTTGGCCTTTCCGTCAATTTAGTTTTGACATTAGGTTCTATAGCTTTCACATGTTACTCTTTACATCGATTCGATTCCCGTCTGACAGCAATAGAACAAAATCTGTTGCTGACACGTTCTCCGTATCAGCTTGCCGATCAAGTGACTGCTCAACCAGCATTTGAACAATCGTATCCCAATGGACCACAAATAAAAGAAGATGCCCGGGTCAAGAGAGCCGCTAATAGCCAGTCCATGTGCCACAAATGCAGCAATACCTGCTTGAAATCGATTGGCCGTCGAAAT AATTCGACTACGAGTGGAAGTCAATCAAATGTGGTTTGCGTACTGG TTCCTGGTCCTCGAGGACCGAGTGGCAAAAGAGGAAGGAATGGGCCAAGGGGCGTACCAGGTCCCCAAGGAAGGCGGGGAACGAGAGGATTACCGGGACCTCCTGGAAAATCGGCATCAGATGGAGACAAACTGA AAATTCCACTTCTTATTTCGAAACCATCCTCTTCTGTGACCCGTATAGAGAAACAGAGCGTCACGCTTCCTTGTAAAGCTGTTGGCTTCCCACAGCCGCTTATCAAGTGGTACAAATATAATGAGCCCATAGACGAAGGAAGAAAGCATTATACTGAATGGAATTTGGAATTTCAGGAAATCAAGTTCGAGGACCGAGGAATTTATACCTGCAAGGTGGAGAATCTGTTGGGAAGTGCAAATTTATCGGTCAATGTAACCGTAAATG tACCACCAAAATTCATCACGCAACCAAAGAGTTTTGTGACGGGTGTTAAGAATTGGAACACTATCCTTACATGTGACATATTCGGCTACCCCGCCCCAGTTATCACATGGACAAGACCTCCGAAGCAAATTTCCCCGAACAGGCATATTATGGATGGCAAGCAACTAACGATTAAGAACACAACGGAGAGCGAAGGTTTTGTTTGCCGTGGGGTCAACTCATTGGGAAATGTGATGGCTCTGATATGGATCCTCGTTAAAGATGTGG TTAATCCTTATATTGTGTCCAGTCCTCCAAGTAAAACTGAGGTGCGCAGTGTTGGTGATACTGTGATGCTTAACTGTTCTGCTCGTGGCTCACCGCTACCTAGCGTCACGTGGTTCAAGAGTGGAAGACGTGTTTTTTCAACAGCAGAGGATGACGGGAATGATTTATTGAAGAGTGGAGTCGTTATTCGTTCCTTTCAGCCCGGTGATGCTGGGGTTTATACCTGTTTGTTttacaacgacaacaacatgACAGCAGAAGCCACAACAACTCTAA gtCTAGTCAGTTGTGATAATCCTGGTGCGCCATCCAACGGACAGAAACGAGGCTTAAGATACTGGCCCGGTCAAGTTTGA
- the LOC141887328 gene encoding roundabout homolog 1-like isoform X1 — translation MEPKANKRSHALVLGLSVNLVLTLGSIAFTCYSLHRFDSRLTAIEQNLLLTRSPYQLADQVTAQPAFEQSYPNGPQIKEDARVKRAANSQSMCHKCSNTCLKSIGRRNNSTTSGSQSNVVCVLAPVPGPRGPSGKRGRNGPRGVPGPQGRRGTRGLPGPPGKSASDGDKLKIPLLISKPSSSVTRIEKQSVTLPCKAVGFPQPLIKWYKYNEPIDEGRKHYTEWNLEFQEIKFEDRGIYTCKVENLLGSANLSVNVTVNVPPKFITQPKSFVTGVKNWNTILTCDIFGYPAPVITWTRPPKQISPNRHIMDGKQLTIKNTTESEGFVCRGVNSLGNVMALIWILVKDVVNPYIVSSPPSKTEVRSVGDTVMLNCSARGSPLPSVTWFKSGRRVFSTAEDDGNDLLKSGVVIRSFQPGDAGVYTCLFYNDNNMTAEATTTLSLVSCDNPGAPSNGQKRGLRYWPGQV, via the exons ATGGAGCCCAAGGCAAATAAGAGATCCCACGCTCTTGTGCTTGGCCTTTCCGTCAATTTAGTTTTGACATTAGGTTCTATAGCTTTCACATGTTACTCTTTACATCGATTCGATTCCCGTCTGACAGCAATAGAACAAAATCTGTTGCTGACACGTTCTCCGTATCAGCTTGCCGATCAAGTGACTGCTCAACCAGCATTTGAACAATCGTATCCCAATGGACCACAAATAAAAGAAGATGCCCGGGTCAAGAGAGCCGCTAATAGCCAGTCCATGTGCCACAAATGCAGCAATACCTGCTTGAAATCGATTGGCCGTCGAAAT AATTCGACTACGAGTGGAAGTCAATCAAATGTGGTTTGCGTACTGG CTCCAGTTCCTGGTCCTCGAGGACCGAGTGGCAAAAGAGGAAGGAATGGGCCAAGGGGCGTACCAGGTCCCCAAGGAAGGCGGGGAACGAGAGGATTACCGGGACCTCCTGGAAAATCGGCATCAGATGGAGACAAACTGA AAATTCCACTTCTTATTTCGAAACCATCCTCTTCTGTGACCCGTATAGAGAAACAGAGCGTCACGCTTCCTTGTAAAGCTGTTGGCTTCCCACAGCCGCTTATCAAGTGGTACAAATATAATGAGCCCATAGACGAAGGAAGAAAGCATTATACTGAATGGAATTTGGAATTTCAGGAAATCAAGTTCGAGGACCGAGGAATTTATACCTGCAAGGTGGAGAATCTGTTGGGAAGTGCAAATTTATCGGTCAATGTAACCGTAAATG tACCACCAAAATTCATCACGCAACCAAAGAGTTTTGTGACGGGTGTTAAGAATTGGAACACTATCCTTACATGTGACATATTCGGCTACCCCGCCCCAGTTATCACATGGACAAGACCTCCGAAGCAAATTTCCCCGAACAGGCATATTATGGATGGCAAGCAACTAACGATTAAGAACACAACGGAGAGCGAAGGTTTTGTTTGCCGTGGGGTCAACTCATTGGGAAATGTGATGGCTCTGATATGGATCCTCGTTAAAGATGTGG TTAATCCTTATATTGTGTCCAGTCCTCCAAGTAAAACTGAGGTGCGCAGTGTTGGTGATACTGTGATGCTTAACTGTTCTGCTCGTGGCTCACCGCTACCTAGCGTCACGTGGTTCAAGAGTGGAAGACGTGTTTTTTCAACAGCAGAGGATGACGGGAATGATTTATTGAAGAGTGGAGTCGTTATTCGTTCCTTTCAGCCCGGTGATGCTGGGGTTTATACCTGTTTGTTttacaacgacaacaacatgACAGCAGAAGCCACAACAACTCTAA gtCTAGTCAGTTGTGATAATCCTGGTGCGCCATCCAACGGACAGAAACGAGGCTTAAGATACTGGCCCGGTCAAGTTTGA